From a region of the Methanolobus tindarius DSM 2278 genome:
- a CDS encoding rhomboid family intramembrane serine protease, whose translation MNHLDKKCWICGKEEAIPFKCRFCGKTFCSRHRLPEQHACEGLEQLKKEGYSNGSSAYGTDSTDDIFKDALKSTAKYAARSAVRGVGSNIKYSMKNSPAMAIIYLCIFSFILQIIPGYKEAMWLVPNLIIQGKHLWTLVTHMFVHSGFTHLLFNMLVLFFFGPELERRAGKKIFTYVYFTAGLVAAIAYSMTTFSSNTQYVPVVGASGAIMGIFAALAIIAPDIRVYVYFIPMQITHALVLFILLDFFLLGSNDMVAHTAHLSGALVGLLMGSRIKRAQNRYNYNDTYYRR comes from the coding sequence GTGAATCATTTGGACAAAAAATGCTGGATATGTGGCAAGGAAGAGGCAATACCCTTTAAATGTCGTTTTTGCGGAAAAACATTTTGTTCAAGACACAGACTACCTGAGCAACATGCATGCGAAGGCCTTGAACAGTTAAAAAAAGAAGGATATAGCAACGGAAGTTCTGCTTATGGAACTGACAGTACTGATGACATATTTAAGGATGCTTTAAAAAGCACTGCTAAATATGCGGCCAGGAGCGCAGTCAGAGGAGTTGGAAGTAATATAAAGTATTCCATGAAAAACAGTCCTGCAATGGCCATTATATATCTATGTATATTCTCATTCATATTGCAAATAATCCCAGGATATAAAGAAGCAATGTGGTTAGTTCCAAACCTAATAATTCAAGGGAAACATTTGTGGACTTTAGTAACTCATATGTTTGTTCATTCAGGTTTTACACATCTTTTATTTAACATGCTTGTGTTATTTTTCTTCGGGCCTGAACTCGAAAGGAGAGCCGGCAAAAAGATATTCACTTATGTTTATTTTACAGCGGGCTTAGTAGCTGCTATAGCATATTCAATGACAACATTCTCAAGCAATACACAATATGTGCCTGTTGTTGGAGCTAGCGGTGCAATAATGGGAATATTCGCCGCTCTTGCAATAATAGCACCTGATATCAGAGTCTATGTATATTTCATACCAATGCAAATCACACATGCACTGGTGTTATTCATACTCCTTGACTTTTTCCTGCTTGGGTCAAATGACATGGTTGCTCACACGGCACATCTTAGTGGAGCCCTTGTGGGACTTCTCATGGGAAGCAGGATAAAGAGAGCGCAAAATCGATATAACTACAATGATACATATTACAGAAGGTGA
- a CDS encoding TIGR00288 family NYN domain-containing protein: MANVKTGLNSIVKYLSTKKETGRRSIGLLVDGPNVLRKEFNVNLEEIRDVLKEYGNVKIGRVFLNQYASDKLVEAIENNGFEPIICSSDVDVRLAVEGMELVYNPTIDTMALVTRDADFKPLLNKANEHGKETIIFGVEPGFSTALRNSADYVILLENDEMNYYDDSHFEDEDDDDIEFNNNNNDVGQNSRRKNEALIDY; encoded by the coding sequence ATGGCCAATGTTAAAACCGGACTTAATTCAATAGTCAAATATCTTAGTACAAAAAAGGAAACCGGAAGAAGAAGTATCGGGCTTCTTGTTGACGGTCCTAACGTGCTCCGAAAGGAGTTCAACGTAAATCTAGAAGAGATCAGGGATGTACTGAAAGAATACGGAAATGTTAAAATCGGGAGAGTATTCCTGAACCAGTACGCATCTGACAAACTTGTGGAAGCAATTGAGAACAACGGATTTGAACCAATCATATGTTCAAGCGATGTGGACGTAAGGCTTGCTGTAGAAGGAATGGAACTCGTCTACAATCCCACTATTGACACAATGGCACTTGTAACAAGGGACGCAGATTTCAAACCTCTTCTGAACAAAGCCAACGAACATGGAAAAGAAACAATCATTTTTGGCGTTGAACCGGGATTTTCCACTGCTCTTAGAAATTCAGCTGATTATGTCATCTTACTGGAAAACGACGAAATGAATTATTACGATGATTCACATTTTGAGGATGAAGATGATGACGACATTGAGTTTAACAACAACAACAATGATGTCGGCCAGAATTCCCGTAGAAAAAATGAAGCATTAATTGACTATTAA